Proteins from a genomic interval of Pseudomonas paeninsulae:
- a CDS encoding AsmA family protein gives MKALGKILGLFFLGLLLILVALGFALTHLFDPNDYKDEIRQLARDKANLELTLNGDIGWSLFPWLGLELTDATLASATTPDQPFADLRLLGLSVRVLPLLRREVQMSDIRVDGLNLNLQRDEKGRGNWEDVGRPPQPAVATSTPTGEAPAPSADSAPASTSESAQPIKLDIDSLIVNSARIDYHDAQKGQQFSAESIQLTTGAIREGTAIPVKLSAFFGTNQPVMRARTELQGELRFDRALKRYQLEDAKISGEASGEPFDGQTLTYSLQGQLLVDLAAQVAEWNGLKLSANQLRALGEVKIRDLDTQPKLTGGLSIAPVNLREFLATIGQTLPPLNDDKALSQFELVTRLNGSPTSLTMQELKLKLDDSSFNGQIGIADFAKQALRVQLKGDSLDLDRYLPKPTKDSQDAGAARQAEVKESVASAGQSGSTPLPKAPTQHAWSAATVLPIERLRSLDLQLALSLDQLTYQKQAFSAVNLKAKSKTGLLTLEEMRGKLGSGNFDAKATVDVRPATPLLSLQKNLLRISVEPFLKSEQQPSPVKGLLDLQANLSASGNSLKAWIDGLNGTASFALNDGILVGADLEQQLCRGIAALNRKALSSEPRNKDTPFDTLQGNLTFLNGVAHNPDLKIQVPGLAVSGNGDLDLRVLGLDYRVGITPSGDQREMPDPACQINERYVGIAWPVRCRGPLEMGGKTCRLDQDGMGKVAAKLAGDKINQKLEEKLGDKVSPELKDALKGLFNR, from the coding sequence ATGAAAGCGCTCGGCAAAATCCTGGGTCTGTTTTTTCTCGGGCTGTTGCTGATCCTGGTGGCGCTGGGCTTTGCCCTGACCCATCTGTTCGATCCCAACGACTACAAAGACGAAATTCGCCAGCTGGCCCGCGACAAGGCCAACCTGGAGCTGACCCTCAATGGCGACATCGGCTGGAGCCTGTTCCCCTGGCTCGGTCTCGAACTGACCGACGCCACCCTGGCCAGCGCCACCACCCCCGACCAGCCTTTTGCCGACCTGCGCCTGCTCGGCCTGTCGGTACGCGTGCTGCCGCTGTTGCGCCGCGAAGTACAGATGAGCGACATCCGCGTCGACGGCCTCAACCTGAACCTGCAGCGCGACGAAAAAGGTCGCGGCAACTGGGAAGATGTCGGCCGCCCGCCCCAACCGGCCGTGGCCACCAGCACGCCGACCGGCGAGGCACCCGCGCCATCCGCCGACAGTGCGCCAGCCAGCACCAGCGAAAGCGCCCAACCGATCAAGCTGGATATCGACAGCCTGATCGTCAACAGCGCACGCATCGATTACCACGACGCGCAGAAAGGCCAGCAATTCAGCGCCGAAAGCATTCAACTGACCACCGGGGCGATCCGCGAAGGAACCGCCATCCCGGTCAAACTCAGCGCTTTCTTCGGCACCAACCAACCGGTCATGCGGGCGCGCACTGAACTGCAAGGCGAGCTGCGCTTCGACCGGGCGCTCAAGCGCTACCAACTGGAAGACGCCAAGATCTCCGGCGAAGCCTCCGGCGAGCCCTTCGACGGGCAAACCCTGACCTACTCCCTGCAAGGCCAGCTGCTGGTCGATCTGGCCGCCCAGGTTGCCGAATGGAACGGCCTGAAACTCTCGGCCAACCAGTTGCGCGCCCTCGGCGAAGTGAAAATTCGCGACCTGGATACCCAGCCAAAACTGACCGGCGGCCTGTCCATCGCGCCGGTAAACCTGCGCGAATTTCTCGCCACCATCGGCCAAACACTGCCGCCGTTGAACGATGACAAGGCCCTGAGCCAATTCGAACTGGTCACCCGCCTCAACGGCAGCCCGACCAGCCTGACTATGCAAGAGCTGAAACTGAAGCTCGATGACAGCAGCTTCAACGGCCAGATCGGCATCGCCGATTTCGCCAAGCAAGCCCTGCGCGTGCAATTGAAAGGCGACAGCCTGGATCTCGACCGCTACCTGCCGAAGCCAACCAAGGACAGCCAGGATGCCGGCGCCGCGCGCCAAGCCGAGGTCAAGGAAAGCGTCGCCAGCGCCGGCCAGAGCGGTAGCACGCCGCTGCCCAAGGCACCAACCCAGCACGCCTGGAGCGCCGCAACTGTGCTGCCGATCGAGCGCCTGCGCAGCCTCGACCTGCAACTGGCGCTGAGCCTCGACCAGCTGACTTACCAAAAGCAAGCCTTCAGCGCCGTCAACCTCAAGGCCAAGAGCAAGACCGGCCTGCTGACCCTGGAAGAGATGCGCGGCAAACTTGGCAGTGGCAATTTCGACGCCAAGGCGACGGTCGATGTACGCCCCGCCACCCCCCTGCTGAGCCTGCAAAAAAACCTGCTCCGAATCAGCGTAGAGCCCTTCCTCAAGAGCGAACAGCAGCCCTCGCCGGTCAAAGGCCTGCTCGACCTGCAGGCCAACCTGAGCGCCAGCGGCAACAGCTTGAAAGCCTGGATCGACGGCCTCAATGGCACGGCCAGCTTCGCCCTCAACGACGGCATTCTGGTCGGCGCCGACCTCGAACAACAACTCTGCCGCGGTATTGCCGCACTCAATCGCAAGGCACTGAGTAGCGAGCCGCGCAACAAGGACACGCCCTTCGACACGCTGCAAGGCAACCTGACCTTCCTCAATGGCGTAGCCCATAACCCTGATCTGAAAATCCAGGTTCCAGGCCTCGCGGTCAGCGGCAATGGCGACCTGGACCTGCGCGTACTCGGCCTCGACTACCGCGTCGGCATCACCCCCAGCGGAGACCAGCGCGAAATGCCCGATCCGGCCTGCCAGATCAACGAGCGCTATGTCGGCATCGCCTGGCCAGTACGCTGCCGTGGCCCACTGGAAATGGGCGGCAAGACCTGCCGCCTGGACCAGGACGGCATGGGCAAGGTCGCCGCCAAGCTGGCCGGCGACAAGATCAACCAGAAGCTCGAAGAAAAGCTCGGTGACAAGGTCAGCCCCGAACTGAAAGACGCGCTCAAGGGTTTGTTCAACCGATGA
- the mutY gene encoding A/G-specific adenine glycosylase: MSPEQFSMAVLDWYDRHGRKDLPWQQGINPYRVWVSEIMLQQTQVSTVLGYFDRFMAALPTVQDLAEAAEDEVLHLWTGLGYYTRARNLQKTAQIVMREHGGAFPPDTEQLTELPGIGRSTAGAIASLSMGLRAPILDGNVKRVLARYVAQEGYPGEPKVAKQLWAVAERFTPQARVNHYTQAMMDLGATLCTRSKPSCLLCPLQSGCQAHLLGLETRYPIAKPRKALPQRRTLMPILTSRAGEVLLYRRPSSGLWGGLWSLPELDDLPSLDLLANRHALQLGERRELAGLSHTFSHFQLAIEPWLIRVEAAPSAVAEADWLWYNLATPPRLGLAAPVKKLLKRAADALATEQNTGEQP; encoded by the coding sequence ATGAGTCCCGAGCAGTTCTCCATGGCGGTCCTCGACTGGTACGACCGCCACGGACGCAAGGATCTGCCCTGGCAGCAGGGCATCAATCCTTACCGCGTATGGGTCTCGGAAATCATGCTGCAGCAGACCCAGGTCAGTACCGTGCTCGGCTACTTCGACCGCTTCATGGCCGCCTTGCCGACCGTGCAGGACCTGGCCGAAGCAGCGGAAGACGAAGTACTGCACCTGTGGACCGGCCTGGGCTACTACACCCGCGCGCGCAACCTGCAAAAGACCGCACAGATCGTCATGCGTGAGCACGGCGGCGCATTCCCCCCCGACACCGAACAACTGACCGAACTCCCCGGCATCGGCCGCTCCACCGCTGGCGCCATCGCCAGCCTGAGCATGGGCCTGCGCGCGCCGATTCTCGACGGCAACGTCAAGCGGGTGCTGGCGCGCTACGTGGCCCAGGAGGGCTACCCGGGCGAGCCGAAAGTGGCCAAACAACTGTGGGCGGTGGCCGAACGCTTCACCCCGCAGGCACGGGTCAACCACTACACCCAGGCGATGATGGACCTCGGCGCCACCCTCTGCACCCGCAGCAAACCCAGCTGCCTGCTCTGCCCGCTGCAAAGTGGCTGCCAGGCCCACCTGCTCGGCCTGGAGACTCGCTACCCGATCGCCAAACCGCGCAAGGCGCTGCCACAGAGGCGCACCCTGATGCCGATCCTGACCAGCCGGGCTGGCGAGGTCCTGCTCTACCGCCGCCCCTCCAGCGGCCTCTGGGGCGGCTTGTGGAGTCTGCCGGAGCTGGACGACCTGCCCAGCCTCGACCTGCTCGCCAACCGTCACGCCCTGCAACTGGGCGAGCGCCGCGAACTGGCCGGCCTGAGCCACACCTTCAGCCACTTCCAACTGGCCATCGAACCCTGGCTGATCCGCGTCGAAGCCGCGCCATCGGCCGTGGCCGAGGCCGACTGGCTCTGGTATAACCTCGCCACACCGCCGCGCCTGGGCCTTGCCGCCCCGGTAAAAAAACTGCTGAAGCGCGCGGCCGACGCACTCGCGACCGAACAGAACACTGGAGAGCAGCCATGA
- a CDS encoding oxidative damage protection protein — protein MTRTVMCRKHKQELPGLDRPPYPGAKGEDIYTNVSKQAWDEWQKHQTLLINERRLNMMNAEDRKFLQAEMDKFLSGEDYAQAEGYVPPSE, from the coding sequence ATGACCCGCACCGTAATGTGCCGCAAGCACAAACAAGAACTGCCTGGCCTCGACCGCCCACCTTATCCGGGCGCCAAAGGCGAAGACATCTACACCAACGTCTCCAAGCAAGCCTGGGACGAATGGCAGAAGCACCAGACCCTGCTGATCAACGAACGCCGCCTGAACATGATGAACGCTGAGGACCGCAAATTCCTCCAGGCCGAGATGGACAAGTTCCTCTCCGGCGAGGACTACGCCCAGGCCGAAGGCTACGTGCCACCCAGCGAGTAA
- a CDS encoding ABC transporter ATP-binding protein, with translation MAEATPALEIRNLHKRYGDLEVLKGISLTAHDGDVISILGSSGSGKSTFLRCINLLENPNQGQIIVAGEELKLKPGKQGELVAADGKQINRLRSELGFVFQNFNLWPHMSVLDNIIEAPRRVLGLSKAEAIERAEALLAKVGISDKRHVYPNQLSGGQQQRAAIARTLAMQPKVILFDEPTSALDPEMVQEVLNVIRALADEGRTMLLVTHEMGFARQVSSEVVFLHQGLVEEQGSPEQVFDNPASARCKQFMSSND, from the coding sequence ATGGCCGAGGCCACGCCCGCGCTGGAAATCCGCAATCTGCACAAACGCTATGGCGACCTCGAGGTGCTCAAAGGCATCTCCCTCACCGCCCACGATGGCGACGTGATCTCGATTCTCGGCTCATCCGGCTCCGGCAAATCGACCTTCCTGCGCTGCATCAATCTGCTGGAAAACCCCAACCAGGGTCAGATCATCGTCGCCGGCGAGGAGCTCAAGCTCAAACCCGGCAAGCAGGGCGAATTGGTCGCCGCCGATGGCAAGCAGATCAACCGCCTGCGCAGCGAATTGGGCTTCGTCTTCCAGAATTTCAATCTGTGGCCGCACATGAGCGTGCTCGACAACATCATCGAGGCGCCGCGCCGGGTGCTCGGCCTGAGCAAGGCCGAGGCCATCGAGCGGGCCGAGGCGCTGCTGGCCAAGGTCGGCATCTCCGACAAGCGCCATGTTTATCCCAATCAGCTCTCTGGCGGCCAGCAACAGCGTGCGGCGATTGCCCGCACCCTAGCCATGCAGCCGAAAGTGATCCTGTTCGATGAGCCGACGTCGGCCCTCGACCCGGAGATGGTCCAAGAAGTGCTTAATGTGATCCGCGCGCTCGCCGATGAAGGTCGCACCATGCTCCTGGTCACCCACGAGATGGGCTTCGCCCGCCAGGTCTCCAGTGAAGTGGTGTTCCTGCATCAGGGCCTGGTGGAAGAACAAGGCTCACCCGAGCAAGTGTTCGACAACCCGGCTTCGGCGCGCTGCAAACAATTCATGTCCAGCAATGACTAA
- a CDS encoding ABC transporter substrate-binding protein encodes MLNYKKILLAAAATLAFGTGAVAAEKLKMGTEGAYPPFNLIDASGQVGGFDVDIGQALCAKMQAECEVVTSDWDGIIPALNAKKFDFLVASMSITDERKVAVDFTEPYYTNKLQFIAPKDSDFKSDKASLKGKVIGAQRATIAGTWLEDNLDGVVDIKLYDTQENAYLDLSSGRLDGVLADTFVNWEWLKSDAGKSFEFKGEPVFDNDKIGIAVRKGDPLREKLNTALQAIIEDGTYKTINDKYFPFSIY; translated from the coding sequence ATGCTGAATTACAAGAAAATCCTGTTGGCCGCGGCAGCCACCCTGGCGTTCGGTACCGGCGCCGTCGCTGCCGAAAAGCTCAAGATGGGCACCGAAGGGGCCTATCCACCCTTCAATCTGATCGACGCCAGCGGCCAGGTTGGTGGTTTCGACGTGGACATCGGCCAGGCCCTCTGCGCCAAGATGCAAGCTGAGTGCGAAGTGGTCACCTCCGACTGGGACGGCATCATCCCGGCCCTCAATGCCAAGAAGTTCGACTTCCTGGTGGCTTCGATGTCGATCACCGATGAGCGCAAAGTGGCAGTCGACTTCACCGAGCCCTACTACACCAACAAACTGCAATTCATCGCACCGAAAGACAGTGACTTCAAATCCGACAAGGCCAGCCTCAAAGGCAAGGTGATCGGTGCTCAGCGCGCCACCATCGCTGGCACCTGGCTGGAAGACAACCTGGACGGCGTCGTCGACATCAAGCTCTACGACACCCAGGAAAACGCCTACCTCGACCTGTCCTCGGGTCGTCTCGACGGCGTACTGGCCGACACCTTCGTCAACTGGGAATGGCTGAAGAGCGATGCAGGCAAAAGCTTCGAATTCAAGGGCGAGCCGGTATTCGACAACGACAAGATCGGGATTGCCGTGCGCAAGGGCGACCCACTGCGCGAGAAGCTGAACACTGCGCTGCAGGCCATCATCGAAGACGGCACCTACAAGACCATCAACGATAAATATTTCCCGTTCAGCATCTACTGA
- a CDS encoding ABC transporter permease has translation MNLDLYGFGPALAAGTLMTIKLALCALSLGLVLGLLGALAKTSPYKPLQWLGGTYSTIVRGIPELLWVLLIYFGTVQLMRNLADLLGIDSLELSAFAAGTIALGICFGAYATEVFRGAILAIPKGHREAGQALGLSVPRIFWRLILPQMWRIALPGLGNLFMILMKDTALVSVIGLEEIMRRSQIAVTSSKEPFTFFLVAAFIYLGLTVLAMIGLHVLEQRAGRGFVRSTS, from the coding sequence ATGAATTTAGACCTCTACGGATTCGGCCCGGCTCTGGCCGCCGGCACCCTGATGACCATCAAGCTGGCACTCTGTGCGCTGAGCTTGGGTCTGGTGCTCGGCCTGCTCGGCGCCCTGGCCAAGACTTCGCCGTACAAGCCGCTGCAGTGGCTTGGCGGCACCTATTCGACCATCGTGCGCGGCATACCCGAACTGCTTTGGGTCCTGCTGATCTACTTCGGCACCGTGCAGTTGATGCGCAACCTGGCCGACCTGCTGGGCATCGACAGCCTCGAACTGAGCGCCTTCGCCGCTGGCACCATCGCCCTGGGCATCTGTTTTGGTGCCTATGCCACCGAAGTATTTCGTGGCGCGATCCTCGCTATCCCTAAGGGCCATCGCGAAGCCGGTCAGGCCCTGGGCCTGTCCGTACCGCGGATCTTCTGGCGCCTGATCCTGCCGCAGATGTGGCGCATCGCCCTGCCCGGCCTGGGCAACCTGTTCATGATCCTGATGAAGGACACCGCCCTGGTGTCGGTAATCGGCCTGGAAGAAATCATGCGCCGCTCGCAGATCGCCGTAACCTCCAGCAAAGAACCCTTCACCTTCTTCCTGGTGGCGGCCTTTATCTACCTGGGCCTCACCGTGCTCGCCATGATCGGCCTGCATGTCCTTGAACAGCGTGCCGGCCGTGGTTTTGTCAGGAGCACCTCATGA
- a CDS encoding ABC transporter permease — MNWEVIIKWLPRLAEGAVLTLELVAIAVVAGLILAIPMGIARASKHWFVRAVPYGYIFFFRGTPLLVQLFLVYYGLAQFDAVREGPLWFYLRDAYWCAILTMTLHTAAYIAEILRGAIQAVPPGEVEAARALGMARWQTMLYIVLPRAARIGLPAYSNEVILMLKASSLASTVTLLELTGMARTIIARTYLPVEIFFAAGMFYLLIAFILVRGFKLLEQWLRVDACQGR; from the coding sequence ATGAACTGGGAAGTCATCATCAAGTGGTTGCCGCGCCTGGCCGAAGGCGCCGTACTGACCCTGGAGCTGGTCGCCATCGCGGTAGTCGCCGGCCTGATCCTGGCGATACCCATGGGCATCGCCCGCGCCTCCAAGCATTGGTTCGTCCGCGCCGTACCCTACGGCTACATCTTCTTCTTCCGCGGCACACCGCTGCTGGTGCAATTATTTCTGGTCTATTACGGCCTGGCCCAGTTCGACGCCGTGCGCGAAGGGCCGCTCTGGTTCTACCTGCGCGACGCCTACTGGTGCGCCATCCTGACCATGACCCTGCATACCGCCGCCTATATCGCCGAGATCCTGCGCGGCGCGATTCAGGCCGTACCGCCGGGCGAAGTGGAAGCGGCGCGAGCCCTGGGCATGGCCCGCTGGCAGACCATGCTCTATATCGTCCTGCCGCGCGCCGCGCGCATCGGCCTGCCGGCCTACAGCAACGAAGTGATCCTGATGCTCAAGGCCAGCTCCCTGGCCAGCACCGTCACCCTGCTGGAGCTGACCGGCATGGCGCGCACCATCATCGCCCGCACCTACCTGCCGGTGGAGATCTTCTTCGCCGCCGGGATGTTCTACCTGCTGATCGCCTTCATCCTGGTCCGCGGCTTCAAGCTGCTGGAACAGTGGCTAAGGGTCGACGCCTGCCAGGGCCGCTGA